The genomic window GACATGATGAAGGCCAGAGCTGCTGAGGCGGCGATTGCGGGCCGGATAACCGGCACAGTCACGTACAGAAAGGCGGCTAAGGGTTTTGCGCCGAGGTTGAGAGCAGCCTCCTCGAGTGATGGATCGAGCTTCTGGAATGCCGGAATAGCAATGCGCAGAACGCACGGGATGCAGATCACCAGGTGAGCAAAGACCACCCTGCCATTGCCCTGCATCACGGGCCATTGGGAAAAAAAGATCGACAATGCGACGGCAAGCACCAGTCCCGGCAACATAAGCGGCGACAGGAAAATGGCGTTGATCGTCGATGCGCCGCGGAACGGCCGGTACGCCAGGGAATAGGCAGCCGGCACCGCGACGGCGACGGAAATCACGGTGACCGTTGCTGCGATTCCGAGGCTTGTAAGAAGCCCCTTCCTATAGAGAGGCTCATTGAGTAATGCGGCATACCATCTGAGGGAAAACCCTTCCGGCGGAAATGTCAGATAGCCTTTGCTGCCAAAAGACGCGGCGACGATCACAGCCAGGGGAACGACGATGTACGCGATCGTCAGAACCGAGAAGCAGGTCAAAAGAAAGCCGAATGGGTGGCGCCAACTAACGAGAATCATGACCTGCTCCCGAAACGACGCGGCTGTATACCAGCGAGATGACCACCGACGTGACGAGCAAGATCATCGCCATGGCGGCGGCGAACGGCCAGTTGAATAATTCGAGCGCCTGCTCCTGGATGGCAACTGCGATCAGGTGCACCCGGGCGCTGCCGATCAGGCTTGGCGTCGCGAAAGCGCCGACCGAAAGGGCAAAGACGAGAAGCGATCCGGCAAGAAGCGCTCCCTTCATCTGCGGCAAGATGACGAGCCAGGTCGTCGCTGCCGGCGTCGCGCCCAAATTCATGGCGGCATGCTCGAGATCCCGGTCCAATGCCCGCAGCATGCTGAACAGAGTGAGGATCATCAGCGGAAGCATGACCTGCGCCAGGGCGATAACGATACCGGCGAATGTTCCCATGAGCTGGTAACCCGGCGCCACGATGCCGGCGGCCACAAGCCCTTGCGACGCGAGACCGCTCTTGAAAAACAGAACCATCCAGGCAAAGCTCCTGACCACCGCGCTTACAAGGAGCGGGAATGTGGTGATCAGCAGCAGGATCGGCACGAAGCGCGTCTCCAGTCGCGCCAGCCATAATGCGATCGGAAATCCCAAGGCTAGGCAAACGACGGTCACGACGACTGCCAGCCCGAAGGTTCTGGCAAGCATCGCGATATAGAAACTGTCAGAGAAAAAACGGGCGTATGCGCTCAACCCAAATGGATAGGGTGGCACCACGCTCTCTTTCAGCAAGAGGAATTGCGGGATGACAAACAATCCCAGCAGGATGATCGCCGTAGGGGCGATCAGCCACATTTTGAAAGTCGGTCTCATGGCGAAATCAGCCGGAAAACGAGATCAACGAGCGATCTCTTTCGAGAAGCGATCGACCCAGCCTGCAACCTGCGCATTGATGACGTCGCGGTCCAGGCTGATGAACTTGTCCTGCGACGGAAGAGCGGCAGCAAGCTCGGCAGGAAGCACAACCTCTGAATTGACCGGAACCCATCCTGTAACCTTTGCAAGGCGCAGCTGGACTTCCGGCGCGAGCAGCCTGTCCAGCATCGCACAGGCCAGATCGGAATTTTGGGAGTTCTTGGTGACGCAGCCAGCTAGCCGCACGGTCGGCACCCCCTCTTTCGGGGCCGCGAATGCAACCGGAAGGCCCATGGCCGACGACACCATCGCGCTGGCCGCGTCGTAGGGCATGATCCAGATATCGTTCTGCGCAAACTGTGTCTGGACATCCGGAGCGGCCTTGAAGATCGCCGCATCGGCAGCAATCCGCTTCAGAAGCTCGAAACCGGGGCCGATGTCCTTCTCGCTACCACCATTGGCGCGTGCCAACATGACCAGGAAGTCTACCCCGTATCCGTTCGAAATGGCAGGAAAGGCGACATGGCCCTTGTATTCGGGCTTCAGAAAGTCGAGGTAGCTCGTCGGAGGCGTCGAAATCTTGTCAGTCCGGTAGAGAATACCTTCGGCGATAACGCCCCACGACACCCAGTGACCATCAGGATCGCGCAGTGTCGGCGGCACCTTGTCCATCATCTTCATGCCGGTGAGGCTCTGCGTCAGCCCATCCCGCTTCGCTTGCGTCTGCTGGCCGCCAGAAAAATTGAACAGGTCGATCTGGGGTCCGTTCGCTTCAGCTTTCATGCGTGCAAACGCGGCGCCCGACAACAGCGGGACGCCCGATATGCTCATGCCTGTTTCGGCAGTAAGCTTGTCGAATACGTCGCTTTGCATCACCTCCATGCTCCGACCGCCGAAAACAGTCGCAACCAGCTTCCGATTGGCGAAGGATTTGTCCTGTGCCGTGGCGCCGAACGGCATTCCTGCAGCGCCGATCGCAGCCAGTGCAGCGGCTAGGAATGTGCGCCGATCGTGTTCAAACTGCTGTACCATGTCTGCCCAATCTTTATTGTAGAACCCCTTATATGGAATTGATAATTGCGGATCGTTCCATATATGTCAATGAATGTGCTGTATATGGGACAAAAATGAGTTCTCTTGATAATGCCCTGGATATCTTGACCCTGCTTTCCCGCCAGCGTCCGGTCTTGCGGGTGAATGACGTATCCAGAAGCCTTAAGATACCCCGCAGTTCGGTCTCCCGGCTTCTACAGGCCATGATGCTCAAAGGACTTTTGGAGCGGGACGACAATCACTGCTATCAGGCCGGTCCCCTGGCTCTGGAGCTCGGCAATTTGTATCGAAACCGGTTTTCTGCCGTCGACGACGCAGACCGCATTTTGGTGGC from Hyphomicrobiales bacterium includes these protein-coding regions:
- a CDS encoding ABC transmembrane type-1 domain-containing protein, with protein sequence MILVSWRHPFGFLLTCFSVLTIAYIVVPLAVIVAASFGSKGYLTFPPEGFSLRWYAALLNEPLYRKGLLTSLGIAATVTVISVAVAVPAAYSLAYRPFRGASTINAIFLSPLMLPGLVLAVALSIFFSQWPVMQGNGRVVFAHLVICIPCVLRIAIPAFQKLDPSLEEAALNLGAKPLAAFLYVTVPVIRPAIAASAALAFIMSFDEFDMALFLADPSNLPLTVVLYTKAQLAFDPTLAAASSCLIVVMLVAMLSVQIVKMRR
- a CDS encoding ABC transporter permease, translating into MWLIAPTAIILLGLFVIPQFLLLKESVVPPYPFGLSAYARFFSDSFYIAMLARTFGLAVVVTVVCLALGFPIALWLARLETRFVPILLLITTFPLLVSAVVRSFAWMVLFFKSGLASQGLVAAGIVAPGYQLMGTFAGIVIALAQVMLPLMILTLFSMLRALDRDLEHAAMNLGATPAATTWLVILPQMKGALLAGSLLVFALSVGAFATPSLIGSARVHLIAVAIQEQALELFNWPFAAAMAMILLVTSVVISLVYSRVVSGAGHDSR
- a CDS encoding conserved exported hypothetical protein (Evidence 4 : Unknown function but conserved in other organisms), with translation MVQQFEHDRRTFLAAALAAIGAAGMPFGATAQDKSFANRKLVATVFGGRSMEVMQSDVFDKLTAETGMSISGVPLLSGAAFARMKAEANGPQIDLFNFSGGQQTQAKRDGLTQSLTGMKMMDKVPPTLRDPDGHWVSWGVIAEGILYRTDKISTPPTSYLDFLKPEYKGHVAFPAISNGYGVDFLVMLARANGGSEKDIGPGFELLKRIAADAAIFKAAPDVQTQFAQNDIWIMPYDAASAMVSSAMGLPVAFAAPKEGVPTVRLAGCVTKNSQNSDLACAMLDRLLAPEVQLRLAKVTGWVPVNSEVVLPAELAAALPSQDKFISLDRDVINAQVAGWVDRFSKEIAR